The proteins below are encoded in one region of Ostrea edulis chromosome 3, xbOstEdul1.1, whole genome shotgun sequence:
- the LOC125675249 gene encoding uncharacterized protein LOC125675249: MAERENAGEKPRGEKIQWKSEELTILFLKRLAKGFLSGVGLYSGVKVISALMRNPFREKLPSVLMKIFSTDCLRFASFLGLYPSVYQLLREILQKARNTKDGWNSMAAGGLAGLTLCVEDPTRRLIFCLFAISRAIGALVSTLVAREKIPEIPYSETVSFCSCCAFLVYCTALNPQLLNTGYYFSVLKWSRDYTDKKLQVLFREPGERFLTCQDVGLHKDNCFRHAVVDWVKSFPAFAKLYFPIHVAPVVIFRRALLLERPYRVLKSILKNTIFSTAFLATMVMLAKYMICLLRNLSQKPPPLATYIPAVAGFVCGLGVLFERASRRKELSLFLVPHTLYALYLWTKQKRILKDIPFGSVALFAVSMVSVMHAYEREPESLSMLLNGVLRYFVGEQTNVRFRIRRRVKTVSEMLS, from the exons ATGGCGGAGCGGGAGAATGCGGGAGAGAAACCGCGGGGTGAGAAAATCCAGTGGAAGTCCGAGGAACTGACCATTCTGTTCCTCAAGCGATTAGCCAAGGGATTTCTCAGTGGAGTTGGTCTGTACAGTGGGGTGAAGGTCATATCGGCCCTGATGAGGAACCCCTTCCGGGAGAA GTTGCCTAGTGTCCTGATGAAAATATTCTCCACGGACTGTCTACGCTTCGCTTCTTTTCTTGGACTTTATCCAAGTGTGTATCAACTTCTACGTGAAATTTTACAGAAAGCGAGGAACACGAAG GATGGGTGGAACAGCATGGCCGCTGGAGGATTAGCGGGGTTAACTTTATGTGTAGAGGACCCAACTCGACGACTTATCTTCTGTCTGTTCGCTATCTCCAGAGCGATTGGTGCGTTAGTCTCCACCCTTGTAGCCAGAGAGAAGATACCTGAAATCCCCTACTCAGAGACCGTGTCCTTCTGTTCGTGCTGCGCATTCTTAGTATACTGCACAGCTCTTAATCCACAGCTCCTCAATACTGGGTATTATTTCTCTGTGTTGAAGTGGTCACGTGACTACACGGACAAAAAACTGCAGGTTTTATTCAGAGAACCTGGCGAAAGGTTTTTGACCTGCCAGGATGTTGGGTTGCACAAAGACAACTGCTTTCGTCACGCTGTTGTTGATTGGGTGAAGAGTTTTCCCGCCTTTGCCAAACTTTACTTCCCCATTCACGTCGCACCAGTCGTTATATTTAGACGGGCGTTGCTCCTTGAGAG GCCGTACAGAGTTTTGAAGTCCATTTTGAAAAACACCATCTTTTCTACCGCTTTCCTGGCGACCATGGTAATGCTGGCCAAGTATATGATATGCTTGTTAAGAAATTTATCACAAAAGCCTCCTCCTTTGGCTACTTATATTCCTGCTGTCGCTGGATTTGTTTGTGGACTAGGAGTTCTATTCGAACGCGCGTCTAGACGAAAAGAGTTATCCTTGTTCTTAGTCCCTCACACGCTTTATGCCTTGTATCTTTGGACAAAACAGAAGAGGATTCTGAAGGACATTCCTTTCGGTTCTGTGGCGTTGTTCGCCGTCTCCATGGTATCTGTGATGCACGCGTATGAACGTGAACCGGAGTCCCTCTCTATGCTCTTGAATGGAGTCTTGAGATATTTTGTTGGTGAACAGACTAATGTACGCTTTAGAATCCGCAGAAGAGTGAAAACTGTTAGTGAAATGTTATCGTAA